Below is a window of Salvelinus sp. IW2-2015 linkage group LG11, ASM291031v2, whole genome shotgun sequence DNA.
TCTCGGCCTATGACGAAGAGTTAACTTTCTTCGGCATCATTCCGGAGATCATCGGCGACTGCTGCTACGAAGAGTACAAGGACCGGAAGCGGGAGAACGCGGAGCGTCTCCAGGATGACCAGGATGACAACAAGGACTGCAAGCTGCCCAACATGACATACAGAGAGACAATGTGGAGGGCCTTTGAGAACCCTCACACCTCCACCATGGCCCTGGTGTTCTACTACGTCACCGGCTTCTTCATCGCCATCTCAGTCCTCACCAATGTGATAGAGACGGTACCTTGCGGTGCCACGCCTTCACAGAAGGACATGCCGTGTGGCGAGCGCTATACCATCGCCTTCTTCTGCATGGACACAGCCTGCGTCCTCATCTTCACCGTGGAGTACCTCATGAGACTGTTCGCCGCGCCCAGCCGCTACCAATTTATGCGCAGTGTGATGAGCATCATCGACGTGGTAGCCATCTTTCCCTACTACATCGGCCTGGTGATGACAGACAATGAGGATGTGAGCGGGGCCTTCGTCACGCTCCGAGTGTTCCGTGTGTTCCGCATCTTCAAGTTCTCCCGCCACTCGCAGGGCCTCAGGATCCTGGGGTACACGCTGAAGAGCTGCGCCTCCGAGCTgggcttcctcctcttctccctcaccaTGGCCATCATTATCTTCGCCACGGTCATGTTCTACGCAGAGAAGGGGTCGTCGTCGACCAAGTTCACCAGCATTCCAGCCTCCTTCTGGTACACCATTGTCACAATGACCACGTTGGGGTAAgtcctccctatttctctctttctctctctccctgtctcacttTCATTCTCTTTCTCGCTCACGTTCTCTTCCTCGCTTTTATCTTTCTTCCAAtctctttgttttttttcttgctctctctccctctcattttctcAGCAGTTTGGGTTCTCTTTCTCCACTTGTGtggttcattaaaaaaaaacgtgTCTTCTGCATTGGAATGATGCATGCTGTCCCCAAGAGATCTCAAGATGGTTCACAAATGTTATCTTCAAATCAGGAGCTCTCACAAAACCTTACTTGGCATCATCAAATCACAAATACTGATTAATGTTGGGAGTTTTGGTATTCTAAAAAGTTAAGAAGTCAACCATCCAAGGTTGAATTCAAACAACAAATGTCTTCTGAAGAGGCTTTAGTTAGTTATACAACTATAATTCACTTCGACATGATGAATGCACCTTAAAAAGTTGATTAGCAGATTTGATCTGGTGCCAAAATGCTTGCCTGTGTTCTACTGCAAATGTAATACCTTGGTCTATTGTTTGGGTATCCTGGATATGTTTTCTGCTGTGTGGTGGAAAATGGAATATGGATAAATGCCAACAGCTTCTTCACTTCTTCAATAGACTAGTGGGTGTATGTATGATGCTGCTGCCCATTTGAGTAATGGTGGAGAGCCACCACTACATTTACAGTACCTACCTGACCTACAAGTATAAACTCTAATGGCAAAGTGTTTACCTCACTGTAGGCTGGCCGAATGCAGTAGCTcctgggaaagtgtgtgtgtgtgtgtgtgtgtgtgtgtgtgtgtgtgtgtgtgtgtgtgtgtgtgtgtgagtgtgagtgtgtgagcatGCACGTGCCTGTGCACTTGCGTGCATTCGTCCATGTGTGTGCGCTTGCCTGAATGTTTTGCGAGGGTAGCGGGAGATTTGTGTGTTCCTATTATGTCTTTGTCTAGTGGGTGTTTTGTGTCTGATGTCATTTCAAAAATGGCCGTAATCTGGTATGCTCTGGGACACATAATCCCAGAAAACAATGATTGTAATAAGAATTGGGATCCTGAATGCCGGTGAAAGGGTTTTTGTTTTTCTTACTAGATTAATGATTGGTTTTaatttgttataaaaaaaaaactgtacatCTTTTCAATGTTACATGTATAGGTACGTACAGTATGTAGATGTAATACTTTTTACAACTATTTTCCTTCTATTTATACTTTGTTTCTGCCAGCTTCTCTTTGGGCTTTGTCCATCTCCACATTGTGTTCGTCATTGAGAATGACCTCTGACAACCAATGTCTCCCTGGTAGACTGGTGCTGTTATAGCCTGTCTGATTCTTCACTGGCCAGCTAATACAGTGACCTTGACGCTTGTTTCGCCAAGCAGCCAGGAAGTATCTCTCCAGGAAATAGTGCCAGGGGAAATAGCcgttcaaccctgttcctgctctgttctgttcagtaCCCACCAGTTGCTTCATCAGTGATTCCTCAAGAAATAAGGTCAAAAATATACTACATTTTGTTGGTTTCCCCCCCTAAAAAATATCCATAGAATGGTCCTTTGGAGGaaagattgttgacatatatttgacatttgtatctaaaagcataaaAGCATATTACTTTAATTTGgcatatttttaaatatattgttgAACCTAATATACTCTACGGGCATACCAAcgttccagagtgggatctcaGCTGGTTTTAGTGTTATGGCCCATTTAATACTGAAATATTGTAGCCAATCACATCCCTCCTTTTACTTGTATCATTGCTTatcctgcaaatcaccagcagagggcaaCCATTTTGAATCAATTTTCGAATCaaaccaaattgtatttgtcacatgcaccgaatacgataggtgtagaccttacagtgaaatgcttacttacaagcccataaccaaaaatgcagttttaagaaaaatacctaaaaaataaaagtaacaaaataataataataataaataataataaataattaacgtttccgtcccggagcaagcaccaactagcctgggACTAGCGCATGCAAGACCCATCAcccggctagggctcctgggttactcctgaagcccactcctcggctacaatatccagaccccttctactgccggtacggggcacggaaccccgccgatccttcacggctggaataccgacataatctgcccgaggattccaacaggcccctcaggcgcgacgtcccctgaaggaccattctgctaaccgcggcctgctagctatctcGAGCATATTGGGCTGTTTGTGATCTAAAGAAACTGGCCGATGGATCAGctatacccattttgccaattggacttggacccctctgctacttggaaccctactaattccacgactggtctatcgacgtcaccgcacgaggaggcaaaaacagacttttcccccatcgcgacgtccttctaaggcccttatgctagcttgctagacccggcctgctagcttgctagcaccggcctgctaactgtctgaatcgccgtgtccccagccagcccaaccactcactggacccatactatcacttggctacgcatgcctctccctaatatcaatatgccatgtccattactgtcctggttagtgattactgtcttatttcactgtagagcctatagccctgctcaatatgccttaaccaaccatgttgttccacctcccacatatgcgatgatatcacctggtttaaacatctctagagactatatctctctcttcattactcaatgccgaggtttacctccaatgtactctcttcataccatacctttgtctgtacattatgcaatgaatctatgctatcgtgcccagaaacctgctccctttactctctgttccgaacgtgctagacggccagtccTTATAGCCTTTatccatacccttatcctacttctcctctgttcctctggtgatgtagaggttaatccaggatcTGCAGTGCCTAgttccactcctactccccaggtgctctcatttgttgacttcagtaaccgtaaaagccttggtttcatgcatgttaacattagaagcctactccctaagtttgctttattcactgctttggcacattctgccaacctggatgtcttagccgtgtctgaatcctggcttaggaaaaccaccaaaaaccctgaaatttccatccctaactataacattttccgtcaagatagaactgccaaagggggcggtgttgcaatctactgcagagatagcctgcagagttctatcttactatccaggtctgtaccaaaacaattcgagcttctacttctaaaaattcacctttccagatacaagtctctcaccgttgccgcttgctatagaccaccctctacCCCAgcggtgccctggacaccatatgtgaaatgattgcccccccatctatcttctgagctcgtgctgctaggtgacctaaactgggacatgcttaacaccttggccatcctacaatctaagcttgatgccctcaatctcacacaaattatcaatgaacctaccaggtaaaaCCCCAAATCCGtcaacacgggcaccctcatagatatcatcctaactaactcgccctccaaatacacctctgtttttaaccaagatctcagcgataactgcctcattgcctgcatccgtaatgggtctgcggtcaaacgaccaccccacatcactgtcaaacgctccttaaaacagttctgcgaacaggcctttctaattgacctggctggggtatcctggaatgacattgacctcatcccgtcagtagaggatgcctggttattctttaaaagtgccttaaATAATCATGCTCCATTAaagaaatgtagaactaggaatagatatagcccttggttcactccagacctgtctgcccttgaccagcacaaaaacatcctgtggtgttctgcattagcatcgaatagcccccgtgatatgcaactttttaaaGAAGttaaaatatacacaggcagttaggaaagctaaagctagctttttcaaacagaaatttgcatcctgtagtacaaactcaaaaaagttctgggacactgtagtgtccatggagaacaagtgcacctcctcccagctgcccactgcactgaggctaggaaacactgtcactaccgataaatccacaataattgagaatttcaataagcatttttctacggctggccatgctttccacctggctacccctaccccagtcaacagctctgcgctccccacagcaactcgcccaaacctcccccacttctccttcacccaaatccagatagctgatgttctgaaagagctgcaaaatctgtacCCCTAcatatcagctgggctagacaatctggaccctctctttctaaaatgatctgccgaaatttttgccacccctattactagcctgttcaacctcttttgtATCGTCTAAGATTACCATAGATTGGAACGCTGCcgaggtcatccccctcttcaaagggggagacactctggacccaaactgctacagacctatatctattctaccctgccttcctaaggtcttcgaaagattactgaccatttcgaatcacaccgtaccttctccgctatgaaatctggtttcagagctggtcatgggtgcacctcagccatggtCAACGTCCTATGCGATATCAtatccgccatcgataagagatgttactgtgcagccgtattcatcgacctggccaaggctttcgactctgtcaatcacaacattcttattggcagactcaacagccttggtttctcaaatgattgcctcgcttggttcaacaactacttctccgatagagttcactATGTCAAATCggtgggcctgttgtccggacctctggcagtctctataggggtgccacagggttcaattctcggcccgaatctgttctctgtatacatcaacgatgtcgctctcgctgctggtgattctctgatccacctctacgcagacgacaccattctgtatacctctggcccttcgttggacactgtgttaactaacctccagatgagcttcaatgccatacaactctccttccgtggcctccaactgcacttaaatgcaagtaaaactaaatgcatgctcttcaaccgatcgctgcccgcacctgcccgcccgtccagcatcactactgacttactggttctgacttagaatatgtggacaactacaaatacctaggtgtctggtcacattaaacatttccaatccaaaattaaatctagaatcggcttcctatttcgcaacaaagcatccttcactcatgctgccaaacataccctcgtaaaactaaccatcctaccgatcctcgacttcggcgatgtcatttacaaaatagcctccaacactctactcaacaaattggaagcagtctatcacagcgccatccgttttgtcaccaaagccccatatactacccaccactgcgacctgtatgatctcgttagctggccctcgcttcatactcgtcgccaaacccactggctccaggtcatctacaagtctctgctaggtaaagccccgccttatctcagctcactggtcaccatagcagcacccacccgtagcacgcgctccagcaggtatatctcactggtctcaCCCCTCAAAGCCAATTCTCTTTGGCGGCcctctcttccagttctctgctgccaatactggaacgaactgcaaaaatctctgaagctgagagactcttacctccctcactagcttttaaAGCACcgaagctgtcagagcagctcacagatcactgccacctgtacatagcccatctgtaaacagcccatcaatctacctcatccccatactgaaTTTacttatttatcttgctcctttgcaccccagtatctcaacttgcacattcatcttcttgcacatctaccattcagtgtttaattgctatattgtaatttctttgcccaccatggcctatttattgccattgctctcttatcctaccttcaatttgcacatgctgtatatagagttttgtactgtatttattgattgtatgtttgtttattccatgtgtaactctgtgtttgttgtatgtgtcgaactactttgctttatcttgcccaggtgcagttgcaaatgagaacttgtttctcaactagcctacctggttaaataaagctgaaataaaggtgaaaaaagcagcagtaaaataaacaatagtgaggctatgtACAAGGGGTActgtacagagtcaaatgtgcggggcaccggttagtcgaggtaattcatGCAAATAATATACATGTAAGTAGATTATtaaaggtgactatgcatagatataataaacagagagtagcaagcaggtaaaagaggggggggggggagggaaataAAATCTGGGTTGCCatttggcgctccagtaccgcttgccatacggtagcagagagaacactctatgactagcgtggctggagtctttgacaatttttagggccttcctctgacaccgcctggtatagaggtcctggatggcaggaagcttggccccagtgatgtactgggcagtacgcactaccctctgtagtaccttgcggtcggaggccgagcagttgccataccaggcagtgatgcaactagtcaggatgctctctctggtgcagctgtataaccttttgaggatctgaggacccatgccaaatgttttcagtctcctgagggggaataggttttgtcttggtcttggtgtgcttggaccatgttagtttgttggtgatgtggacaccaaggaacttgaaactctcaacctgttccactacagccctgtcaatgagaatgggggcgtgctcgatcctccttttcttgtagtccacaatcatctaatTTCTCTTGagcacattgagggagaggttgttgtcctggcatcacactgtcaggtctctgacctcctccctataggctcactcgttgttgttggtgtgtcACTTTTGTCTTAccagctgttctatcctgccgaaacagtatgtaacccgccagctgtatgttattcatgtcgtctttcagccacgactcggggaaacataagatatgacagtttttaatgtcccgttggtaggatatacgtgcttgtagttcgtccactttattatccagcgattgtacgttggccaatagtactgATGGCAAAGGCATATTAGCCATTCGTcgccggatccttacaaggcaccccgatatCTCCATCTTTTTCTCCTACGAATGCCTTGGATGAGAGCCTCGTCGgttgtctggagtaaatccctcttgtTCGACTCaaagaaaaattatttgtccagttcgaggtgagtaatcgctgttctgatgtccagaagctcttttcggtcataagagacggtaacagcaagattatgtacaaaatgagttacaaacaatgcgaaaaaactaacaaaatagcacggttggttaagagccttaagagcccataaaatggcagccatcccctccgccGCCATTACTCGTTTGTTTTCCCATTTGCTCTGTTGGTAATGCTTACAATTGGATCATACCTCTAAGTTGCAGCGATCCCACTCTGAATGAAcgtgtggataccatttttatgtctctgtgtccagtatgaaggaagtttgaggtagtttcgcaagccaatgctaactagtgttagcgcaatgattggaagtctatgggtatccgCTAGCATACTATTTTTGCCAAAATCCCGGAGTATCCCTTTAAGGTTACACTTTTTTGGGGATATATGGTATTTGAGTTGCCTGTCTAACAAATCCATTTGCTCTCCTCCAAATGTTTTTGAAATGAAAGTTAATTGATGCACACAATCTTCTATAATTTACTGTACACAATCTTCTATAATTTACTGTAAGTGAGGCTTTCCATTATTACAGAATGGATCACCACGGAAACTCAGTAGTCATTCGACCATCTTGTTCCGACACAGCGTTTCTAAAGCCTGCCACTTTGCTCACCTGCTGAAGGGGCATATGCTCAGGTGATGAGGTCACCCATTTCCCATCTGTCTTTTTATGTAAGAACCATGGACGCAAACCAAGCAACCATCTACCCCCCAAACACAAGTCACCAGTAAATCTTCCAATTTAGGTGTTCAGATTAAGGCTTTTGTGGAACTAGAGATGGTGTTGTCTTTTTAATTTATTTCCCTGGATTTACATGTACAAAGACTTATCTTGGAATTACTTGTTCAAAGAATGTATATGCTGTCATTCTCTGGCAAGCTAAAATCAGGGCCTGTCAGTAGGCTATGCTGGAGGACCACATTGGAACACCATCAGCTGTGATAatacagtgtactgtatgtgtggaaaATATTCCTCCCCATCCCAACTCCGTTATCAATACCAGAAAGACCTTTACCGGGCAAGCATGACTCTATTAGTGTCTACAGTTTAAGGTTTAAGGTTGAATTTATTTGcaccaaataaaaaaagtgataaataacaacacagataaaaacaaataaataaataatggtgtgcaggtgtggttggaagcccaagggcttatataaaaaccacaccacaaaaaaaCGACATACAAAACAtaagtaaaaatatcaaaaaggtttgttaaaacagataAAACCCACTAATCATAAAAGTACAAATGAATCGATCAGCAAACACAAAGAACTGAAAAACggtatatattttaattaaatgtatgtgtggatgtgagtgtgtgagagt
It encodes the following:
- the LOC111970556 gene encoding A-type voltage-gated potassium channel KCND3-like — encoded protein: MAAGVAAWLPFARAAAIGWMPVANCPMPTAPRDHRKRHDELIILNVSGRRFQTWRTTLDRYPDTLLGSSEKQFFYDEETKEYFFDRDPDSFRSILNFYRTGKLHYPRYECISAYDEELTFFGIIPEIIGDCCYEEYKDRKRENAERLQDDQDDNKDCKLPNMTYRETMWRAFENPHTSTMALVFYYVTGFFIAISVLTNVIETVPCGATPSQKDMPCGERYTIAFFCMDTACVLIFTVEYLMRLFAAPSRYQFMRSVMSIIDVVAIFPYYIGLVMTDNEDVSGAFVTLRVFRVFRIFKFSRHSQGLRILGYTLKSCASELGFLLFSLTMAIIIFATVMFYAEKGSSSTKFTSIPASFWYTIVTMTTLGRRTPTKGTNPGIRSGPVTPAEAREPVTPAEAQEPVKPAGAREPVEPAGEREPVEPAGAWEPDKPAEAGEPGDLAEA